From Desulforegula conservatrix Mb1Pa:
GCCTGGATAGTATTCTGAAATATGTGCAAGGACTTCAAATCCATCCATCTCAGGCATTTTAAGATCGGTAACAACAAGATCGACCTCCTTGGAGCCAAGTATTTTGATTGCTTCGATCCCGTTTTCAGCCGTAATTATATTCAACTCATCGCTGAAAGGCTCAAAACCTTTTTTCATACTGAAAAGCAGAGAATTCTCGTCATCAATGATCAGAACGGTTTTCATACCAATTGCCTTTAATATTAAAGGTTTCGAACACAGACCTAATATGTTCGGGTATAATGCTAAATACATGCCAATGACCGCAAACAGCCAAACTTGATGGACTCGCTAAAGTCAAAAATGACTTTAGCTTCATGCCTGACCTGATCCGGCATCATTGTAATTTCAACCAGTTCTGGATTCCGGCCTGCGCAGGAATGACAGTAACAGTTTTTTTTGCAACCTTGTCAAAATTCAAGCCTGCGCTTGTTTTGAGGTAGGTAAATCTTTGATTAAACTATAATTCTGACTCATTTCAGGTAGTTTGTTTTGGAATAGTGATTTGTTATAGATCAGTCGCCATTATGAACTATCTGAACCTTAAATTTCATGGTCTCTCAAAAAATCATAAAAGGGCTTCAGCGTCATGCCGGACTCGATCCGGCATCCAGTATTATCAGATACTTCTGGATTACGGCCTTCGCCGGAATGACGAGAACCCGAGCTTTTGCGACCTTGTCAAATTTCAAGGTCACCTTCAAGAGAAACGCTTCTGGAAGAGATCCATTTTACAATGACTTGAGATCATGCTTGTTATTCATCAGGCAATATCATATATTTAATAATTAATTATCTACTTAAACACAGCCTCAATATTATTTTTAAACTTAAAAATCAGATATATTACGACTTTTTCCCATAACATATCTTTACTTGGATATTGCCGGGCAGAATATGAACGATGAAGATTGCAGAATTCTGATTATTGAAGATAATCCCTTTGATTTCAAGCTAACAAGTAAACTTCTCGCCAAAAGCAACGTCACTTATTCGATAGAGTGGGCCAATACTCTCGGAGAAGGGATTAAAAAACTGGGGGCTTTTGTCTTTGATGCCATACTTCTTGACCTGAATTTACCTGACAGCAATGGCATCGTGTCTTTGATGACCATAAGGAGCCTTGTTCCAACTACGCCGGTCATTATCATCACTTCCCAGGATGATGAAAACACGGCTGTTCTTGCATTAAAATCAGGAGCTCAAGATTATCTTATCAAAGGGAAAATAGAAAAATTCCTTCTTGAGCGCTCAATCCGTTACTCTATTGAACGCCAGCAGGCCGCTTTCCGGCTTAAGGTGCAAAATGATTTTCTCATGTCCATACTTGAGTCATTGACACACCCTTTTATAGTGGTAGAAGCTCAAAATCACACGATTACAATCGCAAACTCATCGGCAAGAAAAAACTGGCTCAAGGAAATGATTTGTTGCAGCGAACCAGACCAGGCAAATTCCCGTCCCCATCCGTGCTGGAAAGACTCTTGCCCTGTTAAGGCTGTAATTGAGACTAAAAAGCCGGTCATGATGAAGCATCATTATAAAGATGATTTTGAAAGGAACATGACGAACGAGGTTCACGCATTTCCTGTGATGGACTCTGAAGGGAGAAATGTTAAACAGGTAATAGTCTATTTTCTTGATATATCCGAACAGGAAAATTCAAAACGGAAATACCAGCGCCTCAGTACCGTGGTACAGCAGTCCTCGGACAGTATCCTTATCATGGATACGGATGAAATTATTCAATATGTTAACCCTGCTTTTGAACAGATGACAGGCTATTCAGGAAGCGAAATAGTCGGGCGGCCCTACAGTTTTCTTGCGAGCAGCAAGCACACAAACGAATTCTTCAGACACATCCGGACAACACTGGAAAAAGGACTAAGCTGGAGCGGCGTTCTTATAAGCAGAAAAAAAGACGCTACCATGTATGAAGAAGATGTGGTGATCACTCCGGTAAAAAATGAAAAGAAGCAGATCATTAATTTTGTTTCGACCTCGCGGGACATCACGAATAAAAAACGACTGGAATCCATAGCAGAAGCAGCTAACTTGATGACCAATATCGGTTACATTTTTTCGGGGATCCGCCATGAAATAGGGAATCCAATCAATTCGATCAAAATGGCTCTGACAGTTCTTAATAACAATATCAATAATTATACTATTGAGATGATCAAGGAATTCACCGAAAGATCCCTTGAGGAGGTTCTGAGGGTTGAATACCTTCTCAAGGCTCTTAAGAATTTCAGCATGTTTGAAAATCTTGATATAAAAAAAATAAATCTCAATGACTTTCTTAATAATTTTACAGGTCTGATCAAAGAGGATTTTCTTGAGAAAAACATCACCATAAAAAAAATATTGGCGCCAGAGCCTGCTCATGCCTATGCCGACCCAAGAGCCTTGCATCAGGTGCTTTTGAACCTTGTCACTAATGCGGTTGATGCGCTTTCCGAAATTGAGTCCCCTGTCATTATTCTGAAACTGGAGAAAAAAACACGACTTTTCATAATTGAAATTTCGGATAACGGATGTGGCATGACGCCTGAGGAGCACTCTTATCTCTTTAAACCATTCTATACGTCCAAGCGTAACGGTACAGGTCTGGGACTTGTGATAGTGAAGAAAATGCTTTCAAAAATGAACAGTACAATCAAGATCCTGAGTGAAAAGGACAAAGGGACAAGCGCAATGATTTTTATTCCGGAGGACAAGATTGGCAACTGCTGCTAAAAAAAGGCTTTTGATCATTGATGATGACCGTCTGTTCTGCGATTCTGCAAAGGAATATCTGTCAAGTATTCCTGTTGAAATCCATTTGGCAAACACAGGACAAAGAGGGATTGAAATTTGCTCTGAAAAAAAAATGGATATAGTTCTGCTAGACCAGAAGCTACCGGACATCCCTGGTACGGATATCTATAAAACAATCATTTCAAAAAACGAACAGACTAAAATTATCTTCATAACTGCATTCCCGGATCTAAAAGGAGCGGTCAATGCACTGAAGGAGGGGGTTCACGATTACATAACAAAGCCGTTTGACCCCGAAGAATTGTCCATGTCTATTTTAAGGATGATTAGAACTATTGACCTTGAAAAGGTAGCCCAGATTCATGAATACACTCAAGGGCTTGAAACATTAGGGGCTTGTCTTGTTGGTTCAGGACATGTTGCAGAGGACCTGAAAAAGCTCATCGCTTGCGCTGCCGGAAGCCTTTCTCCTGTTTTTATAACTGGCGAAACAGGTACAGGGAAAAACAGAATAGCAAAAGCCATCCACTATGAATCCCCAGGCGCTGACAAGCCCTTTTTAACGGTAAACTGCGCGGCAATACCAGAAAATCTGATAGAATCAGAATTGTTCGGTTTGGAAAAAGGCGCATTCACAGGCGCTGTTCAATCAAAAAAAGGGCTTTTTGAACTTGCCGAAGGAGGAACTCTTCTTCTTGATGAAATTGGGGAATTGCCAGTTTCTGTTCAATCCAAACTGCTTGGCGTTCTTGATGAAAAGAAATATAAAAAAATAGGTGGCAGCAAGATGATTGATACAAATGTGAGAATCATCGCAGCCACAAATGTGGAAATTGAAAAAGCTCTGATGGAAAAATTATTCAGAAAGGATTTGTATTTCAGATTGAATATCATTCCTGTTCATGTTCCTCCTTTGAGGGAGCGCATTGACGACATACCCGGGCTTGCCGCACATTTCATGAACAAGTTTTCCAGGAAAAAAAGTTTAAAAATTGCCATCAACGAAATTGAGAAATTACAGGCCTACAGCTGGCCTGGCAATATAAGGGAGTTGAGCAATATCATAGAGAGATCTGTTATCCTCGGAACCGGAGATGAAATAAAACCTTCTTCTTTAATAAAAACAAATTGTTACTTAAAATACAGTCGGACGCCATCCCTTGATCATTCCTGCCATGTTTCGCTTAAACAGATGGAAATGTCCCATATTAAACATACGCTTGAAAATGTCTCAGGGAATTATACAAAAGCGGCAAAACTGTTAGGGATTTCCCGGTCAACACTTATGAGAAAAATCCAGGTCTACGGTCTTTAAAGATGACAATGTTCCCGTTAAGTGTTTAATACTTTTAATAAAAAAAAGCGGCCCGAATGGCCACGCAAATCTATGCAATCTTTATTTGTAATTGATGGTCTCGCAAAAAATCAAAAAAGGCGACGCGTCATGCCGGACTTGATCAGGCATACAGTATTTTCAAATACTTTTATATCCCGTGCCGCGCCGGAATGACTGGAACCGGATTCTTTGCTACCTTGTCAAAATTGGAATTATATCTTCTTAAGCCTTCTCAATTCCATTGAATAATATATTGTCGGAATAAGCACCAATGTCACAAGGGTTGAAACAGAAAGTCCTCCAAGCATGGTTATTCCAAGGGGATTCCATGTTTCTGCTCCAATTCCTCTGCTGAACGCCATTGGGATCATGCCGAAAATTGTGGTCAGAGTGGTCATGAGAACCGGCCGCAGCCTGCTCTTGCATCCGAGTGTGATTGCTTCTTTTAGCTCATATCCCCTGTCTTCAAGGAGATGTATGTAATCTATAAGAACAATAGCATTGTTCACCACAATACCCATGAGCATTATTATACCCATGAAAGCCATTACTCCGAGGGCGGTGCCAGTAAAAAAATATGCGTAGAATATTCCGGTAAATGCAAATGGCACTGCAAACATTACTATGAATGGATCTCTGAAATTTCTGAACAGCGCAGCCATGACCATGTAAACAAGTATGAATCCAAGAACCAGAAACAGTAGAAGATCCTTGAAAACCTTTTTCTGCTCTTCCACGTCACCGCCCATTGATACGCTTACTCCTGGAGGAGTTCCTATTTCAGAGATTATTCTTTTAACCTCTGATTTTGCGGTTCCAAGGGTGATTTTATAAATGTCGGCCTCGATCTTGATTATTCTCTGTCTGTTTTTTCTTTCAAGCTCAATTGGCCCCTGACCATGAACAAGCCGTGCGACATTGCCGAGCCTTGTCATTCTTCCGTCCTGAGTAAATAAAGGGATGTCCTGGATTGCATCTATATTGTCCTTGTCAGCCGTACAGAATCTTGTAAATATGTCGAATCTCTCGCCGCTGTCCCTTAATTCACTGGCCTCGTACCCATAATAATAATTACGGAGAGAAGCAGCTATCTGCGCCGAATTAAGGCCAAGGGCCGCAGCCTTGACCCTGTCGACCTCTATCCATATTTCTGGACGCGGATCTTTCTGGCTGGTACTCACATCAACAATTCCGTTAACATTTGAAAGTCTTTGAGAGAGTTCTTTAGCATATAAAGAGCCTCCTTCAGAATCGATGCTCTGCACTTCCACTGCAAGAGGCTTGTTGTTTGAGCCCATGAGAGCGCTCATGGTCTTGTTCTGGGCAAGAACCTGAACCCATGAAATTCCAGGAATCTTGCTGACCCTTTTTCTTAGTATTTCGGCGATGTCATCAACGCTTCTTTGTCTCTTGTCTCTGTCAACCAGTTTGAATGAAACCTGGCCGACATTAGGCCCCTGTTCAAAACCCAATGCGACAGCAAAACCGTCTTCGCTTTTGCCGTCTGTGGCGAAATAATGCCTTATCTCCTCGGGCTTGACGAGGGTATTAACCTCTTTCATGATTGTTTTGACAACTTCATCTGTTTGCTCAATTCTGGTTCCTTCGGGGAGTCTGAATCTGATGGAAATGTCGCCTGTATCCGGTTTTGCAAAGAATGCCGTGGAAAGATGAGGAACGAGCGATAGGCCGCTTGCAAAAATAGCCACTGCGGTTACTATTGTGAGGCGTCTGTTGGAAATCGCCCATTCCAGGTTTTTCTGATAAAGATTGTCAACATGCCTGAATCCCTCTTCACTCGCTCTTACCAGCTTGTTTATTATTCCACGTTTTTTAATTTCTTTTTCAGGATCTGGTTTTTTGAGCCATCTGGAGCACATCATCGGAACTATCATAAGGGCTGTAAATAGGGAGGCAATCAGAGTAACGGTCAAAA
This genomic window contains:
- a CDS encoding sigma-54-dependent transcriptional regulator; this translates as MATAAKKRLLIIDDDRLFCDSAKEYLSSIPVEIHLANTGQRGIEICSEKKMDIVLLDQKLPDIPGTDIYKTIISKNEQTKIIFITAFPDLKGAVNALKEGVHDYITKPFDPEELSMSILRMIRTIDLEKVAQIHEYTQGLETLGACLVGSGHVAEDLKKLIACAAGSLSPVFITGETGTGKNRIAKAIHYESPGADKPFLTVNCAAIPENLIESELFGLEKGAFTGAVQSKKGLFELAEGGTLLLDEIGELPVSVQSKLLGVLDEKKYKKIGGSKMIDTNVRIIAATNVEIEKALMEKLFRKDLYFRLNIIPVHVPPLRERIDDIPGLAAHFMNKFSRKKSLKIAINEIEKLQAYSWPGNIRELSNIIERSVILGTGDEIKPSSLIKTNCYLKYSRTPSLDHSCHVSLKQMEMSHIKHTLENVSGNYTKAAKLLGISRSTLMRKIQVYGL
- a CDS encoding efflux RND transporter permease subunit, translated to MRVSEFAVKQPVATWMLFLAFLLLGGFSATRLNIDMLPHVEPPVITVITTWKGASASDVESELTEIVEDVLSSVSNLDSLNSKSQDSLSMVACKFAWGTNLDTAGNDIRDKLEFVKRHLPKDADPPMLFKFSSATAPVLTFTVTADKSVPRLYHLTDTYIGDALKRVAGVGAVLLYGGLKRRINVYFDREKVEGLNLSIQKINQALAMENINIPAGSIKTGGMEYFMRVPSRFKTAKDVQDTVVGSWKSNPVFLRDVAKVSDDFEPPEFNAWGDGESGIVVMVQRQAGQNTVEVIDKIKSRLEKLSKELPPDVKINIVSDNSEDILNSVRNLTDSLLWGIIFVIIVTLAFLRRIKPSVIITLMIPFSMIVAFIFMLLNGDTINLISLMALAIVSGMVVDNGIVVLENIIRHFESGSSPYIASVEGAAEMWLAITGSTLTTVIVFIPLMFLSGLAGILFKVLGYVLTVTLIASLFTALMIVPMMCSRWLKKPDPEKEIKKRGIINKLVRASEEGFRHVDNLYQKNLEWAISNRRLTIVTAVAIFASGLSLVPHLSTAFFAKPDTGDISIRFRLPEGTRIEQTDEVVKTIMKEVNTLVKPEEIRHYFATDGKSEDGFAVALGFEQGPNVGQVSFKLVDRDKRQRSVDDIAEILRKRVSKIPGISWVQVLAQNKTMSALMGSNNKPLAVEVQSIDSEGGSLYAKELSQRLSNVNGIVDVSTSQKDPRPEIWIEVDRVKAAALGLNSAQIAASLRNYYYGYEASELRDSGERFDIFTRFCTADKDNIDAIQDIPLFTQDGRMTRLGNVARLVHGQGPIELERKNRQRIIKIEADIYKITLGTAKSEVKRIISEIGTPPGVSVSMGGDVEEQKKVFKDLLLFLVLGFILVYMVMAALFRNFRDPFIVMFAVPFAFTGIFYAYFFTGTALGVMAFMGIIMLMGIVVNNAIVLIDYIHLLEDRGYELKEAITLGCKSRLRPVLMTTLTTIFGMIPMAFSRGIGAETWNPLGITMLGGLSVSTLVTLVLIPTIYYSMELRRLKKI
- a CDS encoding ATP-binding protein: MNDEDCRILIIEDNPFDFKLTSKLLAKSNVTYSIEWANTLGEGIKKLGAFVFDAILLDLNLPDSNGIVSLMTIRSLVPTTPVIIITSQDDENTAVLALKSGAQDYLIKGKIEKFLLERSIRYSIERQQAAFRLKVQNDFLMSILESLTHPFIVVEAQNHTITIANSSARKNWLKEMICCSEPDQANSRPHPCWKDSCPVKAVIETKKPVMMKHHYKDDFERNMTNEVHAFPVMDSEGRNVKQVIVYFLDISEQENSKRKYQRLSTVVQQSSDSILIMDTDEIIQYVNPAFEQMTGYSGSEIVGRPYSFLASSKHTNEFFRHIRTTLEKGLSWSGVLISRKKDATMYEEDVVITPVKNEKKQIINFVSTSRDITNKKRLESIAEAANLMTNIGYIFSGIRHEIGNPINSIKMALTVLNNNINNYTIEMIKEFTERSLEEVLRVEYLLKALKNFSMFENLDIKKINLNDFLNNFTGLIKEDFLEKNITIKKILAPEPAHAYADPRALHQVLLNLVTNAVDALSEIESPVIILKLEKKTRLFIIEISDNGCGMTPEEHSYLFKPFYTSKRNGTGLGLVIVKKMLSKMNSTIKILSEKDKGTSAMIFIPEDKIGNCC